TTCTGTACTTTTTGATTTCACTATGAATTTTTCCGTTCAATCTTCACACCAAATTGTTAAGCGTTCTCAATATCGCTTAAAAGTTCTAACTCAGAATTAACACCTAAATTAATAGGAATATTTCTGGCTTTTAATTCATCTTTTGCCTCTTCCAAAGTTATTTCTAACAGTTCAGCTAACTTACTTAAACTGATGTAACATAATTGGTATGTATCAAAAACCATCTCTATATACTCATTGGGAAACTTACTTAACTTTTCTGAGCGTGACGCATCTTCTCTACCAAGACGAATCCTGCGACCTAGTTCTGCGTAATCCATTCTCCTTTTAACCCAGATTTTGTTTGATAATCGAACACTTCATTCAATTTTAGAACGATTTGACAAGAAATGCCCTCTTTTTATTGTTAGATTTTTGAACGCTATGCTAGCATATGTCTGATAATCGAAAAAAACTATATGTTTACTCAAACACAATTCCTGAAATTCTTACAGGATAATGTTATGAATGGACTTCGCCTCAAAGATATACACGAACATGCTTTCTATTTAGCAGAGATAATGGCGATCGCGATTCGAGTTAATCTCCGAGTAGCACCCGAATTGCCCTCAAAGCCTGAGAACGTTTCCCATTACTAATCTTGGCAAACCAGTAGTGCGATTCTTCATTACTCATAGCAGTAATTCCTTTAGTAATATTAGCAATTCGCTCTGGTTTAGACAGGGGTTGTAAAGTTTGAAACAGTAAAGCTAAATTCACTCCAGATTCTTCACTTAAGATATAAGGACTTTGCCGAGCGCTCTTTAAAGTTTTGGGGTCATAGTTATTAGCTTTCAAACAATCATAAATTGCCTGTTTCGCCTGCACCAAAGCATTGCCCTTTAAACGCCCAATGCGCTTGGCAGAAGGACGCTTTTTTTCTCCCGCTTTCTTATAAGCACACTGGTACAACTCAAGGGCAAAGTTATTATTATCTGTAGGAACCACTCGCAATTGGAACTCTTGCATCTCAGTAAGTTACTTTCGCCATCAACGATAGCCTCTCAACCGGGTTACGATTTAGGGCTTGTTTGATAGTACTGATTTCTGTGCCATCTGGTTGCACTGTTGCCCTGACTACACGTAAAATTTCAATTCCGTTATCTCTCACTCGGTAAAGAATGATGTAACCATTTAGAGGTACATCCCGTACATAATCTTTAATATCGGCATAGCTGCGTCCCATGTTAGGGAACTTGGCAAGATTCCTACATTTTTTATTAAACTCATCAACAAAACGCTTTCCAGCATCAATACTACGACTCGTAAAATAATCAATAATTTCCTTTAAATCTTGATTTGCCTTTGGGGAGATAATATGTTGTTTCATCCTTGGTTCTCTCTAGCTTTACGCAGTCGCTCAACTACAATTTCCCCATCAATGCCTTCACCTCTATCTAACTGTTCAGCAGCCACTTCTACTTTTTGACGAGTTTCTTCAACCCAATTTTGATAGCCTTTTTCCCACTCTCCTAATAGTTTCAGTGCTTTACTAATAACTGCTTCCGGATTTTTATATTTCCCTCTGGCAATTTGTATTTGAATAAATT
This genomic interval from Scytonema hofmannii PCC 7110 contains the following:
- a CDS encoding UPF0175 family protein, with amino-acid sequence MDYAELGRRIRLGREDASRSEKLSKFPNEYIEMVFDTYQLCYISLSKLAELLEITLEEAKDELKARNIPINLGVNSELELLSDIENA
- a CDS encoding DUF7680 family protein, translated to MQEFQLRVVPTDNNNFALELYQCAYKKAGEKKRPSAKRIGRLKGNALVQAKQAIYDCLKANNYDPKTLKSARQSPYILSEESGVNLALLFQTLQPLSKPERIANITKGITAMSNEESHYWFAKISNGKRSQALRAIRVLLGD
- a CDS encoding type II toxin-antitoxin system RelE/ParE family toxin encodes the protein MKQHIISPKANQDLKEIIDYFTSRSIDAGKRFVDEFNKKCRNLAKFPNMGRSYADIKDYVRDVPLNGYIILYRVRDNGIEILRVVRATVQPDGTEISTIKQALNRNPVERLSLMAKVTY
- a CDS encoding ribbon-helix-helix domain-containing protein, which codes for MNIQLKPEEEQFIQIQIARGKYKNPEAVISKALKLLGEWEKGYQNWVEETRQKVEVAAEQLDRGEGIDGEIVVERLRKARENQG